A region of the Cannabis sativa cultivar Pink pepper isolate KNU-18-1 chromosome 3, ASM2916894v1, whole genome shotgun sequence genome:
catcatacaccttaccaatgcactccgtaccacaaccgtacaagtgttggtagtgtatgaatcacaacaaataagcatgtatacatattaacacatacatacattcagataatcacatcatacattatacacagttcttacctgttttccgaattcaagtgtgttggccgacctgaacggaattctcgtgctagatggatgccctaatcacatattgaaaccgggtaaggcacatgattaaaaccctaatcccggtgaaaccaaaccaaaaccctaggttcggTTATACTCTAaaagggttattctaactctggaaatggggaaacacccaaccgaggcaccgaaatggcaaaaattgagaaaatgaaaggcccggggaaccctgccaaaaccggccaGCTTTGGCTAGGCACCGCAAACCCCAGCCAGGTTTGCACCGCATTCTCCAAACTTTTCATTAGTTGCTCAATTCTTCACCAATTGCTATGAAACCTTCCGCagctcctattcaatgtacAAACAATATAATCCAAACAAGTATTTCACGGTAAAAACAAACCaaatcaatttatgccattaaagctcaaagctttgaactcaaagctcaaaatTGCATACAACCTAATCCAACCATCAAAACCGAACAAGAAGCTAAAACCAACTCAATTAAACCCTATGATTCGAACCTTAAGCAagcctaaacctaacagccactaaaacTCAAAATCAACTCTTGAAACTAAATAAAACTTGAGAAAAACCATAACTAAAGAGCAACTAGGGTTTACCTTGATCAATTCCTCCTTCAATCTCTGCTGAAAACACAAAATCCAGCAATGAATTCACCCTTGGTTGGCTGGTAcgaaaagagagaagagaaagaaagggttttctcttttttttttttaactttttcctATTTTCTCTAAATAGCATAAAGACTAGGAAAaatcctttttttttcctttgctgAATATTGCTTGGCTAGGTGTCAATTAATTAGAAAGCCACCTATCTATGACTTAACAAAAAGTCCAATTTGCCCTTTGACTCAAACTTAGGGTATTCaccaaaactaggggtaaaatggtcaaattccataaccccgctcaatcccgataaaatattttctgtaaaatatttcccactatgaaataaggttctaaacttacccatgtgatcaatctagccatccatcgcattttccgttgtcgccgaacaaaaattacaaaaataacatattacacatataagctaaataatacccctagagtttaataaaatctccggaattgagaaattataactctaatatttatttctaaatattggggtccacaattaaattaattcacaaataataataaaataattaaaattagtgttaattgcctttactaatccatatactagagcggtcattacagcaAAACACCTTGCTGATCTTTATCAAGCATCTGTGAAAGGAAAGgagaaaatagaagcaaattttGCCTATCAAGATGATGGTTTTCTCAAAGAGCCTTTGGATATTACGCACTTAGATGTTGCAGATTTCTTTAATGAAGATATCATTAATAACAACATGAATATTGATAATGGAGATGGGAATGTCCACAATTAGTCACTTTTCtttgttatgttttattttattattatcatttatttactttaaggtgtttattttatttggcatatttatgtaatgaacttttattatttaagcatttatattttgaacttattatgttttttttttgttaatgaagtaatggacatttgtcattctatacatgattctacaaataatggtgatgatatgtgtttggtggatagcgcaaccactcatacaatactcagaagtgataaatatttttcaaatttatcaagaatgaaggcaaatgttaatacaatatcaggcactgcaaatttaattgaaggctccggaagagccattatattgatgcctagaggaacaaaaattattatagatgatgccttattatccaccaaatcaaaaaggaatctgttgagtttcaaagatatacgtcgtaatggatatcatattgagacattagatgaaaataattttgaatatctCTGCATTACATCTATTGTTTCGAGAAAAAAATGCATGATAGAAAAATTACCTAGTTTGTCTTCAGGTTTGTACGTTACACGTATAAGTACAATAGAAACTCATGTTATTGTGAACGAGAAGTTCGCAAAccagaaaaatttatttgttatttggcatgaccggttaggccatcccggttcaattatgatgcgtagaataatagagaactcacatggtcatccattgaagaaccaaaagattcttttatccagtgagttctcatgtgctgcttgttctcaaggaaagttaatcattaagccctcaccggtaaaggttggaattgaatcccctggatttcttgaacgaattcagggcgacatatgtgggcctatttgcccaccatgtggaccattcagatattttatggtattgatagatgcatcaactagatggtcacatgtttgcttattatctactcgtaatgtagcatttgcaagattgcttgctcaaataatccgattacgagcacaattcccagactatgcaatcaagacaatccgccttgataatgctggtgaatttacatcacaggcttttaatgattattgtatGTCAATAGGGATAAATGTTGAACATCCTGTTGCTCATGTACATACACAAAATGGTCTAGCAGAATCATTTATTAAGCGCCTCCAATTAATCGCAAGACCATTACTTAtgagaacaaaactcccaattatagcttggggacatgctattttacatgctgcggcacttgtacgcattaggccaacatcatatcacaaattCTCCCCACTACAATTGGCTTTTGGTCAGGAGCCAAATATTTCCCATCTAAGAATCTTTGGTTGTACAGTATATGTTCCGATTGCTCCACCACAACGAACAAAGATGGGTCCTCAAAGGAGGCTGGGAATATATGTTGGGTATGAATCTCCATCTATCATTAAATATCTCGAACCCACAACTGGAGATGTATTTACAGCACGTTTTGCTGATTGTCATTTTGATGAGACAAGTTTCCCAGCTTTAGGGGGAGGGGAAAAGAAACAGctggaaaaagaaattatatggaatgcacaatcattatctcaatttgatcctcgtacaaatcaatgtgaacttgaagttcaaagaataattcatttgcaaaatattgcaaatcaattaccaaatgcattcactgacccaaagaaaattacaaaatcacatattccagctgaaaatgctccaattcaaattgaagtcccagaaggacaattaattaatgattctaaagcacgtttgaaacgtggtagaccagtcggttccaaagataaaaatcctcgaaaaagaaagggagcaaataatcaagatggccctaatgaagaggctgaaaatttcgaggaagatgttgacataaacaaatctcttgaagagattcaaaattcgaaaatattagcaataatgagatctcaataaattatgtcaatacaAGAAAGGAATGGAACCGACTCGAAGTAATTGTCGACAATATTTTTGCTTATAATGTAGCGCTAGAAATTATGAATGAAAACGAGGATcttgaacctaaatctatcaaagaatgtcaaaatagaaaagattggTCAAAATGGAAAGAAGCAATTCAAGCAGAATTGAATTCACTTGCTAAACGCAAAGTATTTGGAACTATAGTCCAAACACCTGAAGGTGTGAAACCCGTTGGATACAAATGGGTATGTTTACgtaaaagaaatgagaaaaatgaagttgtgagatacaaagcaagacttgtagctcaaggtttttctcaaaggccaggtattgattatgaggagacatattctcttgtggtggatgcaataacatTAAGATATTTGGTTAGCTTGGCTGTGAGTGAAAAACTCGATATGCGATTAATGGATGTAGTCACAGCTTATTTATATGGATCACTAGATAGTGATATTTACATGAAGATCCCTGAAGGATTTAAGATGCCTGATGCATATAATTCAAGCAATCGAGAAAtgtgctcaattaaattacaaagatcattgtatggattaaaacaatcaggacgcatgtggtacaatcgacttagtgaatatttattaaaagaaggatataaaaatgatcctatttgcccatgtgtttttataaaaagttcaagtcctgagtttgttatcattgctgtatatgttgatgatttgaatattattggaactcctgaaaaactttcagaagctgtggaatatctaaagaaagagttcgaaatgaaagatttaggaaaaacaaaattttgtctTGGTCTACAAATTGAGCATTTAAAATGTGGAATTTTCATTCATCAATCAACTTATACTGAAAAGATTTTGAGACGGTTTTATATGGATAAATCACACCCATTGAGTAGCCCAATGGTAGTTAGGTCACTTGATGTAGAAAAAGATCCTTTTCGACCTAGAGAAGAACATGAAGAGCTCCTTGGTCCAGAAGTACCATATCTTAGTGCAATAGGAGCATTGATGTATCTTGCTAATTGTACAAGACCTGATATAGCTTTCTCTGTCAATTTATTAGCAAGATTTAGTTCTGCTCCAACATATAGACATTGGAAAGGGATTAAGCACATACTCCGCTATCTCCAGGGTACTATTGATAAAGGATTATTATATTCTAATAATTGTGGGTCACAACTTATTGGCTACGCAGATGcaggatatttatctgatccacaTAAAGCCAAATCTCAAACTGGCTATTTGTTCACTTGCGGTGCCACTGCTATATCCTGGCGATCAACAAAGCAAACTCTGGTGGCTACTTCCTCAAACCATGCTGAGATACTTGCAATTCACGAGGCAAGTCGAGAATGTGTTTGGTTAAGATCAATGACACAACATATTCGAGGAACATGTGGATTAACATCTAATAAAGAAGTACCAAcaattctctatgaagataatgctgcttgcatcgctcaacttaaaggagggtacattaaaggagacagaactaaacatatttcaccaaaattcttctttacacacaatcttcaagaaaatggtgatatcgatgttcaacaaattcgatcaagcgataatcttgcagacttattcacgaagtcattaccaacatcaacttttgagaagatggttcacaagattggaatgcgtcgattaaaggatctccacgaatgccaaaatgagggggagtaatttcatactgcactcttttttccttgaccgagttttgtcccactgggttttctcggcaaggtttttaatgaggcagttattatgaacatccaagggggagtgttataaatagtattaattatgtggatgtccaaatcttttatttattaccattaatgtaatcaacattccctttttcttagtttccctttctcttagtttcttaatatttgactcttgtatgtgtataaataggagatcacctattggaataaaacactcagaaaattctcatctcttctctattttctttctctaaattataatattacataatactaatatttcataatatatttatatttatttcccAAAAAAGTATCTTCATATGTTTATTTATGCCTAAAAATGCTCTAAATaaccttattattttttttttttggagaattacccatatactattttattaacttttttttttttcaaatttacggtttgagtttctaaagtggttgcagcgctagttgcaataagagtttttatacgattttttgttgcaatttaggttgcaacgCTAGTTGCTATAGGAaattctatgtagaatttcgtaaaaatacaaaaaaaaaaaaaaaaaaaaaagaaactgttttgaagtgtaaaaatgaaaaactcttttattttttttctaaaataaaatttaactttaataatttatcaatgttcaataatatttaaattttaaaaagtaaaaatatccacaaaaaaactattaaactCAATATTGTACAAAAGTATAtccataactataaataatattataatattctttattttttaaaaaaatatcttattataAAACAATaacttattttaatatttaaatttatttttaaaacaatggGAAAAAAAACGGAACaacaatacatatattttttcataagatgtatatttataatttttttttaataatataacataTATCAATCACAATTgatgtatacatataatattttctcaCATAGTATAGTAGAGAACATATGTTATTAAAGGTAAATAGCAGCgtattcaaaattttaagtttataaagataaataataattcatgtatacatataatattccTCATTTTCATATACTCTCATATTATTAGGGCACGTATTTTTAGATTATTGGGTCTACacaaaaatatttctaaattttattttaataaattcaaaatggaATCTAacgaaaattgagaaaaattacaattttatacATTGAATACTTATGtcgttaaaaataaatattgaatttatctgcttacaaacttaaaactttagaTACTTATGAcgttatttatttgattattaattGTAATTTAGCAAaagatctatatatatatatataaaaagcttAGGTATAAGACCGCGACATAACATCATAAAATTGTTTTAAATACATTTATCTATTCTTTCTTTAATtctctaattttaaatttttttattaagtttataaatattaattgattaattaattaaaaaaaattaaaaataaataattaaaaacaaaaatatcacTGATAACAATAACTTAGCCACATAATTTTCACATTTACGTACATTCTATTCAGCCACAAACAATTCTTGTTTATCGGCTTTGTTGGTCACGACCTTCAAAtgtacactatttttttttacataaaattatatgaaaaatcagtacaattaaaatttgatacaatttattacttaatatcattaaataaaaattataatttatatcatatataatttaaaattggtTAAACATGGTGGAAATTGGAGAAaactatatttaatatttaccaTAACCAATTTTAAAAGAACTACTTCTTAacaattattttattgaattagtAACATGAGTTAAATAAATGatgtattaattatatatgaattgTTTATCTTAAGCTCATGTAGTAAATACAATAAATTTCATAAAactaaataacaacaataagaattaatattatttttgacgTGTTTGTCAAGAATATATTGAAAGAATGCTTGAAGTACtattcttaatttaattatttgagaaaacatactaattaataataaaaaaaaatgaaaactaaccTCTATAGTAAAATTCAACTAAAACATAatactataatatataaatatactaatTTAAACCATATTTTCTACAGTATCACGATTTGACTTTGTAGAAACATCTGTACAAGTAACAATGTAGACAGTATTCACACGAAGACGGCAGACtggacatattttattgatTCGAGTCCAGTCATTAATGCAAGATAAGTGAAACAGATGTTTACACTTCTTCATCTCAACAACCACTTTATTATCTTCCAATAATGGTTCCAAACATATAACACATTCATCATCTTTGAAATTATCTCTTCTAACGTTATGTTTCCTAAAAAAACATAACAGATTGATAATGCAAGATTGTTTTGCATGATCAACAACTATTATTGGAGGTTCTTCATCATCGCGGCGAAGATCAACCTTCATGCACATACACACAAAAGCAAAACACACGGGTATTAGCATGCCTATAATTAATAAAAGCGTAAGTATTATGTTCGACGTAGTAATTATGTCCATGTTAATTTTGTTGAACTCGATCGATGTTAAATAACAATAGTGTAAGATGATAAATTTTGTAAACTTAATTGTGTTGATGATGTAAGTCTATAGCGAATGATATATTTATAGGTATATTTTATTCCTAATGTTAATAGTATTAGTATAGAGTATCTTAAATTTCTATATGTATTATAAATCTgcaataaaaaagataaaaataaatgatatacatttaaattgaagatttttttaaaagattattAATTCATGGAGTACTGAATAATGCAGTTAAcacgtaattttttttttaaaaaaattattaacagaagtaattaattataaaaaataatttctaacaaatctaaatttcaaaaaaaaaaaaaaaaaaaaaaaaaaaaaaaaaaaaagatagaagcAAAACTTAATACGATGTAGTTTTAATAAAAGCAATCAAAAATGGCAGAACCAACCAAACCAAGGTTGGTTTGTTGCATAGGCGATATCCATGGCTTCCCCACCAAGCTCCAAAATCTCTGGTCCAATCTCGAGTCCTCAATCGGCACAGCTGACTTTAACACAGCCCTTATCATCTTCTTGGGCGATTACTGCGACCGCGGCCCCAACACCCGCGAGGTCATTGATTTTCTCATCTCACTTCCTTCTAAGTACCCACATCAGACCCACGTCTTCCTCTCCGGAAACCACGATTTCGCCTTCGCTGCTTTCCTCGGCCTAGTCCCTCAGCCGCCCGACGGCTCGGAGTTCGCCGAGGCTTGGAAGGAGTACGAAGAAAATGAGGAGAGAGAAGGGTGGTACAAAGGAGAAGGGTATGAAAATATGCATTTGCAGGGAAGGAGATGGTCTGGGAAAATCAAGGCCAAGTTCAACGTAGCCAAAGGGATGGACTATAAAGGATCCATTTATGACGCTGCCCCAACTTTTGAATCTTATGGTGTTGCTCATGGCTCTGCTGGTAATCAAATttcaacttttttatttatacacATTCATATTTGCGAAtctgtttgtgaaatttttgaaTTGAAACGAATGTAATATTTGGTGGGCAGATTTGGTTCGGGCAGTTCCTGATGAGCACAAGAAATTTCTTGCTGACATGGTTTGGGTTCATGAAGAGGTAAAATGGATTCTTGAGTTTCTATTTTAACCTCTTAGACACTTTTTGAttgtcttttttctttcttttttgaaatCAGTTCATGTAGTGTTATCTGAAAAATTCAATACCggttaaaataaagaaaacacactttaaaatcataaaaaaaggTATAAAAGAAGCAATGCCATGTTTGATCGAGTGGAATAAGAATAAGAATGTTATAGTCATTCCATTACACCTTTTGGTTCAATAGTTGACCAATTAATTCTTTAGGAATACAATTGTAAGTTCAATTCCTCTGGTAATTATTGTAacctttcttcttttttcttttgccTTTCATAATATTAgtatattacataaaaatatataaaggaTTTAAAAGTAATGACATATTTGTCAATAGCAACTATTATGCAACTACTGATTCTAAGTTTCAACCAAACAATAGAATTCCTTCACATTCATATTCCCATTCTAAAATGTGTACTTTAGCTAATTTTCCATCTGTGAACTGTGATAAGAAAATTGTCCACTTATTTTTCCCATTCTTTTCTTTATAATGTGCATGCTTTCAGGATGATGTGTGTATTGAGACTGGAGATGGAATCAAACACTGTAAATTGATAGCAGTACATGCTGGTTTGGTGAGCAATCAAGATGTTAAAGAACAGTTGAAGTTTTTAAAAGCCAAAGATACCCGAGTGCCTAAGGTTGATAGTCTGAGTGGGAGAAAAAATGTGTGGGATATGCCAAAGGTACTGACTTTTTttatcatgatccaatgatgtGTGAACAATTAGTTTAGCTATGAATTTATGATAATGATGCCTAAtggtaataatatataaataccaGAATATTCTGAAATGTACACTATCATAGAAAAAAAGAATTGGGTTACAATTTACTCATGTGCCAAAAACAGAAAAAGTTTGCACCGGTAACTCGAAAACAGGATTCCTACCATAGAAGCCTTGTGGCTGTTCTTTTGGCATATAATTCCCATTCATATGATTTACATTAGCGTTCTTCTAAGTCATTCAACTGAAGTTTAGACTTTTGTGTCTATTTGTCTCTCTTTCATAGGAACTAAGTGAGACTCCGACCATTGTGGTAAGTGGTCACCATGGAAAGCTTCACATTGAAGGTCTGAGGCTGGTTATCGATGAAGGTGGCGGCTACGAGCATAAGCCAGTGGCTGCAATTGTTCTCCCCTCTATGAAAATAGTACGTGATACAGATGATTATCTGGAATGAATTAGACATGCAATCTAGCCAGAACTTCCTCTTTATCATTTGTATAAACGAGTCAGTTtgtgtttatatattatttggTTTTTGCACAGGATTTGTTGAGTAAACAACATTTCCAACAGgattattatatgttatttttaaaaatcaaaataaaataataataaaaaattattatatctatttaaggttaattatacataaaattataataattattggtaaaaaaaatatatttattaagggaaatttcaatttttgaccctaata
Encoded here:
- the LOC133035912 gene encoding probable E3 ubiquitin-protein ligase RHA4A, producing the protein MKVDLRRDDEEPPIIVVDHAKQSCIINLLCFFRKHNVRRDNFKDDECVICLEPLLEDNKVVVEMKKCKHLFHLSCINDWTRINKICPVCRLRVNTVYIVTCTDVSTKSNRDTVENMV
- the LOC133035617 gene encoding tyrosine-protein phosphatase RLPH2-like; amino-acid sequence: MAEPTKPRLVCCIGDIHGFPTKLQNLWSNLESSIGTADFNTALIIFLGDYCDRGPNTREVIDFLISLPSKYPHQTHVFLSGNHDFAFAAFLGLVPQPPDGSEFAEAWKEYEENEEREGWYKGEGYENMHLQGRRWSGKIKAKFNVAKGMDYKGSIYDAAPTFESYGVAHGSADLVRAVPDEHKKFLADMVWVHEEDDVCIETGDGIKHCKLIAVHAGLVSNQDVKEQLKFLKAKDTRVPKVDSLSGRKNVWDMPKELSETPTIVVSGHHGKLHIEGLRLVIDEGGGYEHKPVAAIVLPSMKIVRDTDDYLE